In the Salarias fasciatus chromosome 13, fSalaFa1.1, whole genome shotgun sequence genome, one interval contains:
- the rnf166 gene encoding uncharacterized protein rnf166 isoform X5: MPCLPGLTRHALFTRVNKRCLPGLTRHALFTQVHHRCLPGLTRHALFTRVNKRCLPGLTRHALFTRVHHRCLPRLTRHALFTQVNNKRCLPGLTRHALFTRVHHRCLPGLTRHALFTRVNKRCLPGLTRHALFTRVNKRCLPGLTRHALFTQVHHRCLPGLTRHALFTRVNKRCLPGLTRHALFTQVNKRCLPGLTRHALFTRVNKRCLPRLTRHALFTQVNKRCLPRLTRHALFTQVNKRCLPGLTRHALFTRVNKRCLPGLTRHALFTRVNNKRCLPGLTRHALFTQVNNKRCLPGLTRHALFTRVNKRCLPRLTRHALFTQVNKRCLPRLTRHALFTQVNKRCLPGLTRHALFTRVNKRCLPRLTRHALFTRVNKRCLPGLTRHALFTRVNKRCLPRLTRHALFTQVNKRCLPRLTRHALFTQVNKRCLPGLTRHALFTRVNKRCLPGLTRHALFTRVNKRCLPGLTRHALFTRVNKRCLPGLRGVTVHPS, translated from the exons ATGCCCTGTTTACCCGGGTTAACAAGACATGCCCTGTTTACCCGGGTTAATAAGAGGTGTTTACCCGGGTTAACAAGACATGCCCTGTTTACCCAGGTTCATCACAGGTGTTTACCCGGGTTAACAAGACATGCCCTGTTTACCCGGGTTAATAAGAGGTGTTTACCCGGGTTAACAAGACATGCCCTGTTTACCCGG GTTCATCACAGGTGTTTACCCAGGTTAACAAGGCATGCCCTGTTTACCCAGGTTAATAATAAGAGGTGTTTACCCGGGTTAACAAGGCATGCCCTGTTTACCCGG GTTCATCACAG GTGTTTACCCGGGTTAACAAGACATGCCCTGTTTACCCGGGTTAATAAGAGGTGTTTACCCGGGTTAACAAGACATGCCCTGTTTACCCGGGTTAATAAGAG GTGTTTACCCGGGTTAACAAGACATGCCCTGTTTACCCAGGTTCATCACAGGTGTTTACCCGGGTTAACAAGACATGCCCTGTTTACCCGGGTTAATAAGAGGTGTTTACCCGG GTTAACAAGGCATGCCCTGTTTACCCAGGTTAATAAGAGGTGTTTACCCGGGTTAACAAGACATGCCCTGTTTACCCGGGTTAATAAGAGGTGTTTACCCAGATTAACAAGGCATGCCCTGTTTACCCAGGTTAATAAGAGGTGTTTACCCAGGTTAACAAGGCATGCCCTGTTTACCCAGGTTAATAAGAGGTGTTTACCCGGGTTAACAAGACATGCCCTGTTTACCCGGGTTAATAAGAGGTGTTTACCCGGGTTAACAAGACATGCCCTGTTTACCCGGGTTAATAATAAGAGGTGTTTACCCGGGTTAACAAGGCATGCCCTGTTTACCCAGGTTAATAATAAGAGGTGTTTACCCGGGTTAACAAGACATGCCCTGTTTACCCGGGTTAATAAGAGGTGTTTACCCAGGTTAACAAGGCATGCCCTGTTTACCCAGGTTAATAAGAGGTGTTTACCCAGGTTAACAAGGCATGCCCTGTTTACCCAGGTTAATAAGAGGTGTTTACCCGGGTTAACAAGACATGCCCTGTTTACCCGGGTTAATAAGAGGTGTTTACCCAGGTTAACAAGGCATGCCCTGTTTACCCGGGTTAATAAGAGGTGTTTACCCGGGTTAACAAGACATGCCCTGTTTACCCGGGTTAATAAGAGGTGTTTACCCAGGTTAACAAGGCATGCCCTGTTTACCCAGGTTAATAAGAGGTGTTTACCCAGGTTAACAAGGCATGCCCTGTTTACCCAGGTTAATAAGAGGTGTTTACCCGGGTTAACAAGACATGCCCTGTTTACCCGGGTTAATAAGAGGTGTTTACCCGGGTTAACAAGACATGCCCTGTTTACCCGGGTTAATAAGAGGTGTTTACCCGGGTTAACAAGGCATGCCCTGTTTACCCGGGTTAATAAGAGGTGTTTACCCGGGTTAAGAGGCGTAACTGTTCACCCGAGTTAA
- the rnf166 gene encoding uncharacterized protein rnf166 isoform X15, which translates to MPCLPGLTRHALFTRVNKRCLPGLTRHALFTQVHHRCLPGLTRHALFTRVNKRCLPGLTRHALFTRVNKRCLPGLTRHALFTQVHHRCLPRLTRHALFTQVNNKRCLPGLTRHALFTRVNKRCLPGLTRHALFTRVNKRCLPGLTRHALFTRVNKRCLPGLTRHALFTRVHHRCLPGLTRHALFTQVNNKRCLPGLTRHALFTRVNKRCLPRLTRHALFTQVNKRCLPRLTRHALFTQVNKRCLPGLTRHALFTRVNKRCLPRLTRHALFTRVNKRCLPGLTRHALFTRVNKRCLPRLTRHALFTQVNKRCLPRLTRHALFTQVNKRCLPGLTRHALFTRVNKRCLPGLTRHALFTRVNKRCLPGLTRHALFTRVNKRCLPGLRGVTVHPS; encoded by the exons ATGCCCTGTTTACCCGGGTTAACAAGACATGCCCTGTTTACCCGGGTTAATAAGAGGTGTTTACCCGGGTTAACAAGACATGCCCTGTTTACCCAGGTTCATCACAGGTGTTTACCCGGGTTAACAAGACATGCCCTGTTTACCCGGGTTAATAAGAGGTGTTTACCCGGGTTAACAAGACATGCCCTGTTTACCCGGGTTAATAAGAGGTGTTTACCCGGGTTAACAAGACATGCCCTGTTTACCCAGGTTCATCACAGGTGTTTACCCAGGTTAACAAGGCATGCCCTGTTTACCCAGGTTAATAATAAGAGGTGTTTACCCGGGTTAACAAGGCATGCCCTGTTTACCCGG GTTAATAAGAGGTGTTTACCCGGGTTAACAAGACATGCCCTGTTTACCCGGGTTAATAAGAGGTGTTTACCCGGGTTAACAAGACATGCCCTGTTTACCCGGGTTAATAAGAGGTGTTTACCCGGGTTAACAAGACATGCCCTGTTTACCCGG GTTCATCACAG GTGTTTACCCGGGTTAACAAGGCATGCCCTGTTTACCCAGGTTAATAATAAGAGGTGTTTACCCGGGTTAACAAGACATGCCCTGTTTACCCGGGTTAATAAGAGGTGTTTACCCAGGTTAACAAGGCATGCCCTGTTTACCCAGGTTAATAAGAGGTGTTTACCCAGGTTAACAAGGCATGCCCTGTTTACCCAGGTTAATAAGAGGTGTTTACCCGGGTTAACAAGACATGCCCTGTTTACCCGGGTTAATAAGAGGTGTTTACCCAGGTTAACAAGGCATGCCCTGTTTACCCGGGTTAATAAGAGGTGTTTACCCGGGTTAACAAGACATGCCCTGTTTACCCGGGTTAATAAGAGGTGTTTACCCAGGTTAACAAGGCATGCCCTGTTTACCCAGGTTAATAAGAGGTGTTTACCCAGGTTAACAAGGCATGCCCTGTTTACCCAGGTTAATAAGAGGTGTTTACCCGGGTTAACAAGACATGCCCTGTTTACCCGGGTTAATAAGAGGTGTTTACCCGGGTTAACAAGACATGCCCTGTTTACCCGGGTTAATAAGAGGTGTTTACCCGGGTTAACAAGGCATGCCCTGTTTACCCGGGTTAATAAGAGGTGTTTACCCGGGTTAAGAGGCGTAACTGTTCACCCGAGTTAA
- the rnf166 gene encoding uncharacterized protein rnf166 isoform X13, whose protein sequence is MPCLPGLTRHALFTQVNKRCLPGLTRHALFTRVNKRCLPGLTRHALFTRVNKRCLPGLTRHALFTRVHHRCLPGLTRHALFTRVNKRCLPGLTRHALFTQVNKRCLPGLTRHALFTRVNKRCLPRLTRHALFTQVNKRCLPRLTRHALFTQVNKRCLPGLTRHALFTRVNKRCLPGLTRHALFTRVNNKRCLPGLTRHALFTQVNNKRCLPGLTRHALFTRVNKRCLPRLTRHALFTQVNKRCLPRLTRHALFTQVNKRCLPGLTRHALFTRVNKRCLPRLTRHALFTRVNKRCLPGLTRHALFTRVNKRCLPRLTRHALFTQVNKRCLPRLTRHALFTQVNKRCLPGLTRHALFTRVNKRCLPGLTRHALFTRVNKRCLPGLTRHALFTRVNKRCLPGLRGVTVHPS, encoded by the exons ATGCCCTGTTTACCCGG GTTAACAAGGCATGCCCTGTTTACCCAGGTTAATAAGAGGTGTTTACCCGGGTTAACAAGACATGCCCTGTTTACCCGGGTTAATAAGAGGTGTTTACCCGGGTTAACAAGACATGCCCTGTTTACCCGGGTTAATAAGAGGTGTTTACCCGGGTTAACAAGACATGCCCTGTTTACCCGG GTTCATCACAGGTGTTTACCCGGGTTAACAAGACATGCCCTGTTTACCCGGGTTAATAAGAGGTGTTTACCCGG GTTAACAAGGCATGCCCTGTTTACCCAGGTTAATAAGAGGTGTTTACCCGGGTTAACAAGACATGCCCTGTTTACCCGGGTTAATAAGAGGTGTTTACCCAGATTAACAAGGCATGCCCTGTTTACCCAGGTTAATAAGAGGTGTTTACCCAGGTTAACAAGGCATGCCCTGTTTACCCAGGTTAATAAGAGGTGTTTACCCGGGTTAACAAGACATGCCCTGTTTACCCGGGTTAATAAGAGGTGTTTACCCGGGTTAACAAGACATGCCCTGTTTACCCGGGTTAATAATAAGAGGTGTTTACCCGGGTTAACAAGGCATGCCCTGTTTACCCAGGTTAATAATAAGAGGTGTTTACCCGGGTTAACAAGACATGCCCTGTTTACCCGGGTTAATAAGAGGTGTTTACCCAGGTTAACAAGGCATGCCCTGTTTACCCAGGTTAATAAGAGGTGTTTACCCAGGTTAACAAGGCATGCCCTGTTTACCCAGGTTAATAAGAGGTGTTTACCCGGGTTAACAAGACATGCCCTGTTTACCCGGGTTAATAAGAGGTGTTTACCCAGGTTAACAAGGCATGCCCTGTTTACCCGGGTTAATAAGAGGTGTTTACCCGGGTTAACAAGACATGCCCTGTTTACCCGGGTTAATAAGAGGTGTTTACCCAGGTTAACAAGGCATGCCCTGTTTACCCAGGTTAATAAGAGGTGTTTACCCAGGTTAACAAGGCATGCCCTGTTTACCCAGGTTAATAAGAGGTGTTTACCCGGGTTAACAAGACATGCCCTGTTTACCCGGGTTAATAAGAGGTGTTTACCCGGGTTAACAAGACATGCCCTGTTTACCCGGGTTAATAAGAGGTGTTTACCCGGGTTAACAAGGCATGCCCTGTTTACCCGGGTTAATAAGAGGTGTTTACCCGGGTTAAGAGGCGTAACTGTTCACCCGAGTTAA
- the rnf166 gene encoding uncharacterized protein rnf166 isoform X1, with protein sequence MPCLPGLTRHALFTRVNKRCLPGLTRHALFTQVHHRCLPGLTRHALFTRVNKRCLPGLTRHALFTRVNKRCLPGLTRHALFTQVHHRCLPRLTRHALFTQVNNKRCLPGLTRHALFTRVNKRCLPGLTRHALFTRVNKRCLPGLTRHALFTRVNKRCLPGLTRHALFTRVHHRCLPGLTRHALFTRVNKRCLPGLTRHALFTQVNKRCLPGLTRHALFTRVNKRCLPRLTRHALFTQVNKRCLPRLTRHALFTQVNKRCLPGLTRHALFTRVNKRCLPGLTRHALFTRVNNKRCLPGLTRHALFTQVNNKRCLPGLTRHALFTRVNKRCLPRLTRHALFTQVNKRCLPRLTRHALFTQVNKRCLPGLTRHALFTRVNKRCLPRLTRHALFTRVNKRCLPGLTRHALFTRVNKRCLPRLTRHALFTQVNKRCLPRLTRHALFTQVNKRCLPGLTRHALFTRVNKRCLPGLTRHALFTRVNKRCLPGLTRHALFTRVNKRCLPGLRGVTVHPS encoded by the exons ATGCCCTGTTTACCCGGGTTAACAAGACATGCCCTGTTTACCCGGGTTAATAAGAGGTGTTTACCCGGGTTAACAAGACATGCCCTGTTTACCCAGGTTCATCACAGGTGTTTACCCGGGTTAACAAGACATGCCCTGTTTACCCGGGTTAATAAGAGGTGTTTACCCGGGTTAACAAGACATGCCCTGTTTACCCGGGTTAATAAGAGGTGTTTACCCGGGTTAACAAGACATGCCCTGTTTACCCAGGTTCATCACAGGTGTTTACCCAGGTTAACAAGGCATGCCCTGTTTACCCAGGTTAATAATAAGAGGTGTTTACCCGGGTTAACAAGGCATGCCCTGTTTACCCGG GTTAATAAGAGGTGTTTACCCGGGTTAACAAGACATGCCCTGTTTACCCGGGTTAATAAGAGGTGTTTACCCGGGTTAACAAGACATGCCCTGTTTACCCGGGTTAATAAGAGGTGTTTACCCGGGTTAACAAGACATGCCCTGTTTACCCGG GTTCATCACAGGTGTTTACCCGGGTTAACAAGACATGCCCTGTTTACCCGGGTTAATAAGAGGTGTTTACCCGG GTTAACAAGGCATGCCCTGTTTACCCAGGTTAATAAGAGGTGTTTACCCGGGTTAACAAGACATGCCCTGTTTACCCGGGTTAATAAGAGGTGTTTACCCAGATTAACAAGGCATGCCCTGTTTACCCAGGTTAATAAGAGGTGTTTACCCAGGTTAACAAGGCATGCCCTGTTTACCCAGGTTAATAAGAGGTGTTTACCCGGGTTAACAAGACATGCCCTGTTTACCCGGGTTAATAAGAGGTGTTTACCCGGGTTAACAAGACATGCCCTGTTTACCCGGGTTAATAATAAGAGGTGTTTACCCGGGTTAACAAGGCATGCCCTGTTTACCCAGGTTAATAATAAGAGGTGTTTACCCGGGTTAACAAGACATGCCCTGTTTACCCGGGTTAATAAGAGGTGTTTACCCAGGTTAACAAGGCATGCCCTGTTTACCCAGGTTAATAAGAGGTGTTTACCCAGGTTAACAAGGCATGCCCTGTTTACCCAGGTTAATAAGAGGTGTTTACCCGGGTTAACAAGACATGCCCTGTTTACCCGGGTTAATAAGAGGTGTTTACCCAGGTTAACAAGGCATGCCCTGTTTACCCGGGTTAATAAGAGGTGTTTACCCGGGTTAACAAGACATGCCCTGTTTACCCGGGTTAATAAGAGGTGTTTACCCAGGTTAACAAGGCATGCCCTGTTTACCCAGGTTAATAAGAGGTGTTTACCCAGGTTAACAAGGCATGCCCTGTTTACCCAGGTTAATAAGAGGTGTTTACCCGGGTTAACAAGACATGCCCTGTTTACCCGGGTTAATAAGAGGTGTTTACCCGGGTTAACAAGACATGCCCTGTTTACCCGGGTTAATAAGAGGTGTTTACCCGGGTTAACAAGGCATGCCCTGTTTACCCGGGTTAATAAGAGGTGTTTACCCGGGTTAAGAGGCGTAACTGTTCACCCGAGTTAA
- the rnf166 gene encoding uncharacterized protein rnf166 isoform X14, translated as MPCLPGLTRHALFTRVNKRCLPGLTRHALFTRVNKRCLPGLTRHALFTRVHHRCLPGLTRHALFTRVNKRCLPGLTRHALFTQVNKRCLPGLTRHALFTRVNKRCLPRLTRHALFTQVNKRCLPRLTRHALFTQVNKRCLPGLTRHALFTRVNKRCLPGLTRHALFTRVNNKRCLPGLTRHALFTQVNNKRCLPGLTRHALFTRVNKRCLPRLTRHALFTQVNKRCLPRLTRHALFTQVNKRCLPGLTRHALFTRVNKRCLPRLTRHALFTRVNKRCLPGLTRHALFTRVNKRCLPRLTRHALFTQVNKRCLPRLTRHALFTQVNKRCLPGLTRHALFTRVNKRCLPGLTRHALFTRVNKRCLPGLTRHALFTRVNKRCLPGLRGVTVHPS; from the exons ATGCCCTGTTTACCCGGGTTAACAAGACATGCCCTGTTTACCCGGGTTAATAAGAG GTGTTTACCCGGGTTAACAAGACATGCCCTGTTTACCCGGGTTAATAAGAGGTGTTTACCCGGGTTAACAAGACATGCCCTGTTTACCCGG GTTCATCACAGGTGTTTACCCGGGTTAACAAGACATGCCCTGTTTACCCGGGTTAATAAGAGGTGTTTACCCGG GTTAACAAGGCATGCCCTGTTTACCCAGGTTAATAAGAGGTGTTTACCCGGGTTAACAAGACATGCCCTGTTTACCCGGGTTAATAAGAGGTGTTTACCCAGATTAACAAGGCATGCCCTGTTTACCCAGGTTAATAAGAGGTGTTTACCCAGGTTAACAAGGCATGCCCTGTTTACCCAGGTTAATAAGAGGTGTTTACCCGGGTTAACAAGACATGCCCTGTTTACCCGGGTTAATAAGAGGTGTTTACCCGGGTTAACAAGACATGCCCTGTTTACCCGGGTTAATAATAAGAGGTGTTTACCCGGGTTAACAAGGCATGCCCTGTTTACCCAGGTTAATAATAAGAGGTGTTTACCCGGGTTAACAAGACATGCCCTGTTTACCCGGGTTAATAAGAGGTGTTTACCCAGGTTAACAAGGCATGCCCTGTTTACCCAGGTTAATAAGAGGTGTTTACCCAGGTTAACAAGGCATGCCCTGTTTACCCAGGTTAATAAGAGGTGTTTACCCGGGTTAACAAGACATGCCCTGTTTACCCGGGTTAATAAGAGGTGTTTACCCAGGTTAACAAGGCATGCCCTGTTTACCCGGGTTAATAAGAGGTGTTTACCCGGGTTAACAAGACATGCCCTGTTTACCCGGGTTAATAAGAGGTGTTTACCCAGGTTAACAAGGCATGCCCTGTTTACCCAGGTTAATAAGAGGTGTTTACCCAGGTTAACAAGGCATGCCCTGTTTACCCAGGTTAATAAGAGGTGTTTACCCGGGTTAACAAGACATGCCCTGTTTACCCGGGTTAATAAGAGGTGTTTACCCGGGTTAACAAGACATGCCCTGTTTACCCGGGTTAATAAGAGGTGTTTACCCGGGTTAACAAGGCATGCCCTGTTTACCCGGGTTAATAAGAGGTGTTTACCCGGGTTAAGAGGCGTAACTGTTCACCCGAGTTAA
- the rnf166 gene encoding uncharacterized protein rnf166 isoform X11 — protein sequence MPCLPGLTRHALFTRVNKRCLPGLTRHALFTQVHHRCLPRLTRHALFTQVNNKRCLPGLTRHALFTRVNKRCLPGLTRHALFTRVNKRCLPGLTRHALFTRVNKRCLPGLTRHALFTRVHHRCLPGLTRHALFTRVNKRCLPGLTRHALFTQVNKRCLPGLTRHALFTRVNKRCLPRLTRHALFTQVNKRCLPRLTRHALFTQVNKRCLPGLTRHALFTRVNKRCLPGLTRHALFTRVNNKRCLPGLTRHALFTQVNNKRCLPGLTRHALFTRVNKRCLPRLTRHALFTQVNKRCLPRLTRHALFTQVNKRCLPGLTRHALFTRVNKRCLPRLTRHALFTRVNKRCLPGLTRHALFTRVNKRCLPRLTRHALFTQVNKRCLPRLTRHALFTQVNKRCLPGLTRHALFTRVNKRCLPGLTRHALFTRVNKRCLPGLTRHALFTRVNKRCLPGLRGVTVHPS from the exons ATGCCCTGTTTACCCGGGTTAACAAGACATGCCCTGTTTACCCGGGTTAATAAGAG GTGTTTACCCGGGTTAACAAGACATGCCCTGTTTACCCAGGTTCATCACAGGTGTTTACCCAGGTTAACAAGGCATGCCCTGTTTACCCAGGTTAATAATAAGAGGTGTTTACCCGGGTTAACAAGGCATGCCCTGTTTACCCGG GTTAATAAGAGGTGTTTACCCGGGTTAACAAGACATGCCCTGTTTACCCGGGTTAATAAGAGGTGTTTACCCGGGTTAACAAGACATGCCCTGTTTACCCGGGTTAATAAGAGGTGTTTACCCGGGTTAACAAGACATGCCCTGTTTACCCGG GTTCATCACAGGTGTTTACCCGGGTTAACAAGACATGCCCTGTTTACCCGGGTTAATAAGAGGTGTTTACCCGG GTTAACAAGGCATGCCCTGTTTACCCAGGTTAATAAGAGGTGTTTACCCGGGTTAACAAGACATGCCCTGTTTACCCGGGTTAATAAGAGGTGTTTACCCAGATTAACAAGGCATGCCCTGTTTACCCAGGTTAATAAGAGGTGTTTACCCAGGTTAACAAGGCATGCCCTGTTTACCCAGGTTAATAAGAGGTGTTTACCCGGGTTAACAAGACATGCCCTGTTTACCCGGGTTAATAAGAGGTGTTTACCCGGGTTAACAAGACATGCCCTGTTTACCCGGGTTAATAATAAGAGGTGTTTACCCGGGTTAACAAGGCATGCCCTGTTTACCCAGGTTAATAATAAGAGGTGTTTACCCGGGTTAACAAGACATGCCCTGTTTACCCGGGTTAATAAGAGGTGTTTACCCAGGTTAACAAGGCATGCCCTGTTTACCCAGGTTAATAAGAGGTGTTTACCCAGGTTAACAAGGCATGCCCTGTTTACCCAGGTTAATAAGAGGTGTTTACCCGGGTTAACAAGACATGCCCTGTTTACCCGGGTTAATAAGAGGTGTTTACCCAGGTTAACAAGGCATGCCCTGTTTACCCGGGTTAATAAGAGGTGTTTACCCGGGTTAACAAGACATGCCCTGTTTACCCGGGTTAATAAGAGGTGTTTACCCAGGTTAACAAGGCATGCCCTGTTTACCCAGGTTAATAAGAGGTGTTTACCCAGGTTAACAAGGCATGCCCTGTTTACCCAGGTTAATAAGAGGTGTTTACCCGGGTTAACAAGACATGCCCTGTTTACCCGGGTTAATAAGAGGTGTTTACCCGGGTTAACAAGACATGCCCTGTTTACCCGGGTTAATAAGAGGTGTTTACCCGGGTTAACAAGGCATGCCCTGTTTACCCGGGTTAATAAGAGGTGTTTACCCGGGTTAAGAGGCGTAACTGTTCACCCGAGTTAA
- the rnf166 gene encoding uncharacterized protein rnf166 isoform X12 yields MPCLPGLTRHALFTRVNKRCLPGLTRHALFTQVHHRCLPRLTRHALFTQVNKRCLPGLTRHALFTRVNKRCLPGLTRHALFTRVNKRCLPGLTRHALFTRVHHRCLPGLTRHALFTRVNKRCLPGLTRHALFTQVNKRCLPGLTRHALFTRVNKRCLPRLTRHALFTQVNKRCLPRLTRHALFTQVNKRCLPGLTRHALFTRVNKRCLPGLTRHALFTRVNNKRCLPGLTRHALFTQVNNKRCLPGLTRHALFTRVNKRCLPRLTRHALFTQVNKRCLPRLTRHALFTQVNKRCLPGLTRHALFTRVNKRCLPRLTRHALFTRVNKRCLPGLTRHALFTRVNKRCLPRLTRHALFTQVNKRCLPRLTRHALFTQVNKRCLPGLTRHALFTRVNKRCLPGLTRHALFTRVNKRCLPGLTRHALFTRVNKRCLPGLRGVTVHPS; encoded by the exons ATGCCCTGTTTACCCGGGTTAACAAGACATGCCCTGTTTACCCGGGTTAATAAGAGGTGTTTACCCGGGTTAACAAGACATGCCCTGTTTACCCAGGTTCATCACAGGTGTTTACCCAGGTTAACAAGGCATGCCCTGTTTACCCAGGTTAATAAGAGGTGTTTACCCGGGTTAACAAGACATGCCCTGTTTACCCGGGTTAATAAGAGGTGTTTACCCGGGTTAACAAGACATGCCCTGTTTACCCGGGTTAATAAGAGGTGTTTACCCGGGTTAACAAGACATGCCCTGTTTACCCGG GTTCATCACAGGTGTTTACCCGGGTTAACAAGACATGCCCTGTTTACCCGGGTTAATAAGAGGTGTTTACCCGG GTTAACAAGGCATGCCCTGTTTACCCAGGTTAATAAGAGGTGTTTACCCGGGTTAACAAGACATGCCCTGTTTACCCGGGTTAATAAGAGGTGTTTACCCAGATTAACAAGGCATGCCCTGTTTACCCAGGTTAATAAGAGGTGTTTACCCAGGTTAACAAGGCATGCCCTGTTTACCCAGGTTAATAAGAGGTGTTTACCCGGGTTAACAAGACATGCCCTGTTTACCCGGGTTAATAAGAGGTGTTTACCCGGGTTAACAAGACATGCCCTGTTTACCCGGGTTAATAATAAGAGGTGTTTACCCGGGTTAACAAGGCATGCCCTGTTTACCCAGGTTAATAATAAGAGGTGTTTACCCGGGTTAACAAGACATGCCCTGTTTACCCGGGTTAATAAGAGGTGTTTACCCAGGTTAACAAGGCATGCCCTGTTTACCCAGGTTAATAAGAGGTGTTTACCCAGGTTAACAAGGCATGCCCTGTTTACCCAGGTTAATAAGAGGTGTTTACCCGGGTTAACAAGACATGCCCTGTTTACCCGGGTTAATAAGAGGTGTTTACCCAGGTTAACAAGGCATGCCCTGTTTACCCGGGTTAATAAGAGGTGTTTACCCGGGTTAACAAGACATGCCCTGTTTACCCGGGTTAATAAGAGGTGTTTACCCAGGTTAACAAGGCATGCCCTGTTTACCCAGGTTAATAAGAGGTGTTTACCCAGGTTAACAAGGCATGCCCTGTTTACCCAGGTTAATAAGAGGTGTTTACCCGGGTTAACAAGACATGCCCTGTTTACCCGGGTTAATAAGAGGTGTTTACCCGGGTTAACAAGACATGCCCTGTTTACCCGGGTTAATAAGAGGTGTTTACCCGGGTTAACAAGGCATGCCCTGTTTACCCGGGTTAATAAGAGGTGTTTACCCGGGTTAAGAGGCGTAACTGTTCACCCGAGTTAA
- the rnf166 gene encoding uncharacterized protein rnf166 isoform X16, with protein MPCLPGLTRHALFTRVNKRCLPGLTRHALFTQVHHRCLPGLTRHALFTRVNKRCLPGLTRHALFTRVNKRCLPGLTRHALFTQVHHRCLPRLTRHALFTQVNNKRCLPGLTRHALFTRVNKRCLPGLTRHALFTRVNKRCLPGLTRHALFTRVNKRCLPGLTRHALFTRVHHRCLPGLTRHALFTRVNKRCLPGLTRHALFTQVNKRCLPGLTRHALFTRVNKRCLPRLTRHALFTQVNKRCLPRLTRHALFTQVNKRCLPGLTRHALFTRVNKRCLPGLTRHALFTRVNNKRCLPGLTRHALFTQVNNKRCLPGLTRHALFTRVNKACPVYPG; from the exons ATGCCCTGTTTACCCGGGTTAACAAGACATGCCCTGTTTACCCGGGTTAATAAGAGGTGTTTACCCGGGTTAACAAGACATGCCCTGTTTACCCAGGTTCATCACAGGTGTTTACCCGGGTTAACAAGACATGCCCTGTTTACCCGGGTTAATAAGAGGTGTTTACCCGGGTTAACAAGACATGCCCTGTTTACCCGGGTTAATAAGAGGTGTTTACCCGGGTTAACAAGACATGCCCTGTTTACCCAGGTTCATCACAGGTGTTTACCCAGGTTAACAAGGCATGCCCTGTTTACCCAGGTTAATAATAAGAGGTGTTTACCCGGGTTAACAAGGCATGCCCTGTTTACCCGG GTTAATAAGAGGTGTTTACCCGGGTTAACAAGACATGCCCTGTTTACCCGGGTTAATAAGAGGTGTTTACCCGGGTTAACAAGACATGCCCTGTTTACCCGGGTTAATAAGAGGTGTTTACCCGGGTTAACAAGACATGCCCTGTTTACCCGG GTTCATCACAGGTGTTTACCCGGGTTAACAAGACATGCCCTGTTTACCCGGGTTAATAAGAGGTGTTTACCCGG GTTAACAAGGCATGCCCTGTTTACCCAGGTTAATAAGAGGTGTTTACCCGGGTTAACAAGACATGCCCTGTTTACCCGGGTTAATAAGAGGTGTTTACCCAGATTAACAAGGCATGCCCTGTTTACCCAGGTTAATAAGAGGTGTTTACCCAGGTTAACAAGGCATGCCCTGTTTACCCAGGTTAATAAGAGGTGTTTACCCGGGTTAACAAGACATGCCCTGTTTACCCGGGTTAATAAGAGGTGTTTACCCGGGTTAACAAGACATGCCCTGTTTACCCGGGTTAATAATAAGAGGTGTTTACCCGGGTTAACAAGGCATGCCCTGTTTACCCAGGTTAATAATAAGAGGTGTTTACCCGGGTTAACAAGACATGCCCTGTTTACCCGG GTTAACAAGGCATGCCCTGTTTACCCGGGTTAA